The Muricauda sp. SCSIO 65647 genome includes a region encoding these proteins:
- the tilS gene encoding tRNA lysidine(34) synthetase TilS — protein sequence MFKRFKKHIEQNFPYLKGSSILLGCSGGIDSVVLAHLCHELKMDFALAHCNFKLRGTESDDDQQFVENLGERLGRKVFTRAFDTLGYMDTEGGSVQMAARELRYSWFRKLLKSEGYDYLFTAHQADDDLETFLINLSRGTGIVGLKGIPAQNESIVRPLLPFFRNEIFKYADENNIGWREDSSNAETKYLRNKIRHDIVPELKELHPTFLENFQMTQKHLQSSSQLLQVYKKQLHSALFKVRKDRVEIDIEKLEALHPIKDHIHLLFNDFGFTDWSALEDLLNTSSGKEIRSATHRLVKDRKTLLLQKFDEDKAEAYQISETQNHIRTPFAMRIEKVAEVGETAPNMLYVDKETLNYPLLIRKWQKGDYFYPFGMKGKKKVGKFFKDEKIDILAKQKQWLLCSGQEIVWIIGKRADERFKVTGRTKNIIKFTLL from the coding sequence GTGTTCAAACGGTTCAAGAAACATATCGAGCAAAACTTCCCTTACCTCAAAGGCTCAAGTATCTTATTGGGTTGTAGTGGGGGGATCGATAGTGTTGTTTTGGCACATCTTTGCCATGAATTGAAAATGGACTTTGCTTTGGCACATTGCAATTTTAAATTGCGTGGTACAGAAAGTGATGACGACCAGCAATTTGTCGAGAACTTGGGCGAAAGACTTGGGCGCAAGGTTTTCACAAGGGCCTTTGACACCCTAGGATATATGGATACAGAAGGGGGGTCGGTTCAAATGGCCGCACGTGAACTACGGTACTCGTGGTTTCGAAAATTGCTCAAAAGTGAAGGCTATGACTATCTGTTCACGGCACACCAGGCAGACGATGATTTGGAAACCTTTCTCATTAACCTTTCTCGCGGTACGGGCATTGTGGGACTAAAAGGAATCCCAGCACAAAATGAAAGCATTGTACGACCACTACTTCCCTTTTTCCGTAATGAGATTTTTAAGTATGCCGATGAGAATAATATCGGTTGGCGTGAAGACAGTAGCAATGCCGAGACCAAATACCTGCGAAACAAGATTCGGCATGACATTGTTCCAGAACTGAAAGAACTGCATCCCACATTTTTGGAAAACTTTCAAATGACCCAAAAACACTTGCAATCCTCATCACAATTATTGCAGGTCTATAAAAAGCAACTGCACTCGGCACTTTTCAAGGTACGGAAAGATAGGGTGGAAATCGATATTGAAAAACTAGAAGCTTTACATCCAATAAAAGACCATATACATTTGTTATTCAATGACTTTGGATTTACAGATTGGAGTGCTTTGGAAGATTTGTTGAACACCTCGAGCGGAAAAGAGATCCGCTCAGCTACCCATAGGTTGGTCAAAGACAGAAAAACCCTGTTGCTACAAAAGTTTGATGAAGACAAGGCAGAAGCCTACCAGATTTCGGAAACACAAAATCATATTCGCACCCCTTTTGCCATGCGAATTGAAAAAGTGGCCGAAGTAGGGGAAACAGCACCGAATATGCTCTATGTTGATAAGGAAACGTTAAACTATCCGTTATTGATAAGAAAGTGGCAAAAAGGCGACTATTTTTATCCGTTCGGAATGAAAGGCAAAAAAAAGGTCGGCAAATTTTTTAAGGATGAAAAAATCGACATCCTTGCCAAACAAAAGCAATGGCTGTTGTGTTCTGGACAAGAAATTGTCTGGATTATCGGTAAAAGGGCTGATGAACGGTTCAAGGTTACCGGTAGAACAAAGAATATTATAAAGTTTACCCTTCTAT